One genomic segment of Pedobacter endophyticus includes these proteins:
- the pyrE gene encoding orotate phosphoribosyltransferase: MYNKSDIELKVAEFLLQIKAIKLQPNNPFTWASGWKSPIYCDNRITLSHPQVRTYIRQKLAQAIQEEFGSVDVIAGVATAGIPQGVLVAQELGLPFIYVRAKAKEHGTGSLIEGEVVEGQRVVVIEDLISTGKSSLQAVEALRAAGLSVAGLAAIFTYGFEKADENFAAAKCRFLTLSSYAALIDYAAEHSIIAKSDMELLGKWRLNPSAWGQDKLD, translated from the coding sequence ATGTATAATAAAAGTGATATTGAATTAAAGGTAGCTGAATTTTTATTACAAATAAAGGCAATTAAATTGCAACCTAATAATCCTTTTACATGGGCGTCTGGTTGGAAATCACCAATTTACTGTGATAACAGGATCACACTTTCTCACCCTCAGGTTAGAACCTACATTCGTCAGAAGTTGGCCCAGGCCATTCAGGAAGAGTTTGGTTCGGTTGACGTTATTGCTGGTGTAGCAACTGCCGGTATTCCTCAAGGTGTTTTGGTGGCGCAAGAGCTCGGTTTACCTTTTATTTATGTGAGAGCGAAAGCAAAAGAACATGGAACGGGAAGCCTGATTGAAGGCGAAGTAGTTGAAGGACAGCGTGTTGTTGTAATTGAAGATTTAATTTCGACAGGAAAAAGCAGCTTACAGGCTGTTGAAGCGCTAAGAGCAGCCGGACTTTCAGTTGCCGGTTTGGCAGCAATTTTTACCTACGGATTTGAAAAAGCCGACGAGAATTTTGCAGCAGCCAAATGCCGTTTCTTAACCCTATCCAGCTATGCCGCTTTGATTGATTATGCCGCTGAACACAGTATTATTGCAAAAAGCGATATGGAATTGCTAGGCAAATGGCGATTAAACCCATCAGCGTGGGGACAAGATAAACTCGATTAA
- a CDS encoding SRPBCC family protein: MTIIESAVEINKPVAEVYTFLSNMNNHQQLMPENIYNWESTEDDARFTIQNMAKLAIKISNRVENQELTAIPTEKAPFEVELKWTLADNGNGTTTAKHIISADLNMMMKMLASGPLQKLVDHETQKLKEILG; the protein is encoded by the coding sequence ATGACCATTATTGAAAGTGCTGTAGAGATTAATAAACCCGTTGCAGAGGTTTATACTTTTCTTTCAAACATGAATAACCACCAGCAGTTGATGCCCGAAAATATTTATAATTGGGAATCGACAGAAGACGATGCCCGTTTTACCATCCAAAATATGGCGAAACTGGCGATCAAAATCTCCAACCGGGTAGAAAATCAGGAGCTTACTGCAATACCTACAGAAAAGGCGCCTTTTGAGGTAGAACTGAAGTGGACACTTGCAGATAATGGAAACGGAACAACGACCGCAAAACACATTATCTCTGCCGATTTAAATATGATGATGAAAATGTTGGCCTCTGGCCCATTGCAAAAACTCGTCGACCACGAAACGCAGAAGCTTAAAGAAATACTTGGCTAA
- a CDS encoding NADPH-dependent FMN reductase, translating into MEKNKRIVGLCGSLRKGSYNAMLLKFAGTLVPEGIDFEIVPFDDVPVYNADLDTPEAAERPTSVVRFRDALAKADAFIIASPEYNYSIPGGLKNAIDWASRGKDAPLMHKPVAMMGATQGMWGTVRMQTAFLPVFTFLNMNPVLQPEVLVAQAQNKFDADGNLTDEMAVGIIKKKIENLLAACSV; encoded by the coding sequence ATGGAAAAGAATAAACGAATTGTGGGCTTATGCGGTAGTTTGCGCAAAGGATCGTATAACGCCATGTTATTAAAATTTGCCGGAACATTGGTACCTGAGGGAATTGATTTTGAAATTGTTCCTTTTGATGATGTTCCTGTTTACAATGCAGATTTGGATACGCCGGAAGCGGCTGAAAGACCAACAAGTGTTGTTAGGTTTAGAGATGCACTGGCCAAAGCGGATGCTTTTATTATTGCCTCACCAGAGTATAATTATTCCATTCCGGGCGGATTAAAAAATGCTATTGACTGGGCAAGCCGCGGAAAAGATGCGCCACTGATGCACAAACCTGTTGCCATGATGGGTGCCACGCAAGGGATGTGGGGAACTGTAAGGATGCAAACTGCATTTTTGCCGGTTTTTACTTTTTTAAATATGAACCCTGTTTTGCAGCCCGAGGTTTTAGTTGCGCAAGCTCAAAACAAATTTGATGCAGACGGGAATTTAACTGATGAAATGGCGGTTGGCATCATCAAAAAGAAAATTGAAAACTTGTTGGCGGCATGCAGCGTATAA
- a CDS encoding NUDIX hydrolase translates to MAQKYRIYINDNTLFISDVLPEQKEKIQQLEFQDFDLHTFYKKLKNGSKKSYIFLTKNPREIFKKLKKNCEIIKAAGGLVESANGNYLFIFRNKKWDLPKGKLEEGEKMKETAVREVEEECGIKVAKREEKLCKTYHVYPMGTKMVIKKTNWYRMKVKGEPNLIPQKEEGIDQAVWLDKDHVGPVVKNTFPSIMDVLRAGGVL, encoded by the coding sequence ATGGCGCAAAAATACAGAATTTATATCAACGATAACACCCTGTTTATATCAGATGTTTTACCAGAGCAAAAGGAAAAAATTCAACAGCTTGAATTTCAAGATTTTGATTTACACACATTTTACAAAAAACTGAAAAACGGATCGAAAAAGAGTTACATCTTCTTAACTAAAAATCCACGCGAAATTTTTAAAAAGCTGAAAAAGAACTGCGAAATTATTAAAGCGGCGGGCGGTTTGGTAGAGAGCGCCAATGGAAATTATCTTTTTATTTTTCGAAACAAAAAGTGGGATTTACCAAAGGGAAAGCTTGAAGAAGGTGAAAAAATGAAAGAAACAGCCGTTCGGGAGGTTGAAGAAGAATGCGGCATTAAAGTGGCAAAACGCGAAGAAAAACTTTGTAAAACCTACCACGTTTACCCAATGGGCACAAAAATGGTAATCAAAAAAACAAATTGGTACAGAATGAAGGTTAAGGGCGAACCGAATTTGATACCTCAAAAGGAAGAAGGCATCGATCAGGCGGTTTGGCTAGATAAAGACCATGTTGGTCCGGTCGTAAAAAATACGTTTCCATCAATTATGGATGTGTTGAGGGCTGGCGGGGTTTTGTAA
- a CDS encoding MFS transporter has translation MINNTSTQGLLERTVFPILFALSFSHLLNDTIQSFIPAIYPIIKANYGLSFSQIGLITLTFQMAASLLQPFVGLYTDKKPQPYSLAIGMGFTLTGLITLSQSQHYYTMLISVALIGIGSSIFHPEASRMAHAASGGKKGLAQSVFQLGGNAGSSLGPLLAAWIIVPYGQFSVIWFSFIALMAIVILTFVGNWYKGFVLSRSKKSSIEAVVNQFSRRKVIFSVCILLLLIFSKYFYMASLTNYFTFYLISRFHVSVQTSQVYLFVFLFSVAAGTLLGGPIGDRIGRKYVIWASILGTAPFALLLPYANLFWIGVLIVPIGMILSSAFSAILVYAQELIPGKVGLVAGLFFGFAFGMGGIGSALLGKLADAKSIAYVFNICSFLPLIGLLTGFLPNIETKKK, from the coding sequence ATGATCAACAATACATCCACCCAAGGGTTACTGGAAAGAACCGTTTTCCCGATTTTATTTGCTTTAAGCTTTTCGCACTTATTAAACGATACCATTCAGTCGTTCATTCCCGCCATTTACCCCATCATTAAAGCAAATTATGGCTTGAGTTTTTCGCAGATTGGCTTAATTACATTAACTTTTCAAATGGCTGCATCGCTATTACAACCTTTTGTGGGTTTATATACCGATAAAAAGCCACAGCCGTATTCGTTAGCGATTGGTATGGGTTTTACACTCACGGGATTAATCACCTTATCTCAATCGCAACACTATTATACCATGTTGATTTCGGTAGCATTGATTGGCATCGGATCGTCAATTTTCCATCCCGAAGCCTCGCGAATGGCCCATGCGGCCTCGGGTGGGAAGAAAGGTTTGGCGCAATCGGTTTTTCAGTTGGGCGGAAACGCAGGAAGTTCGCTGGGGCCGTTACTAGCCGCCTGGATTATTGTGCCCTACGGACAGTTCAGCGTAATCTGGTTTTCTTTTATCGCCCTGATGGCCATCGTTATTTTAACTTTTGTGGGCAATTGGTACAAAGGATTTGTTTTATCGAGAAGTAAAAAAAGCAGCATTGAAGCAGTTGTAAATCAATTTTCGAGGCGAAAAGTAATTTTTTCGGTGTGCATACTTTTGTTGCTCATCTTCTCCAAGTACTTTTATATGGCCAGTTTAACCAATTACTTTACCTTTTACCTCATTAGTAGATTCCATGTTTCCGTTCAAACGTCGCAGGTTTATTTGTTTGTTTTTCTGTTTTCGGTTGCGGCGGGAACTTTGCTGGGCGGACCGATAGGGGATAGGATAGGCCGTAAATACGTAATATGGGCTTCGATACTCGGAACCGCACCTTTTGCCTTACTGCTGCCTTATGCCAATCTGTTTTGGATCGGTGTATTAATTGTGCCTATCGGAATGATTCTTTCATCGGCATTTTCGGCAATTCTGGTTTACGCACAAGAGCTGATCCCGGGGAAGGTAGGTTTGGTAGCTGGTCTTTTTTTCGGTTTTGCTTTCGGAATGGGAGGAATAGGATCGGCATTGCTGGGTAAACTTGCCGATGCGAAAAGCATTGCCTATGTTTTTAATATTTGCTCCTTTTTGCCTTTAATTGGTTTGTTGACGGGGTTTTTGCCCAACATAGAGACCAAAAAGAAATAA
- the clpB gene encoding ATP-dependent chaperone ClpB → MNFNNFTIKAQEAVQQASEIAQGNQQQAIETAHLLKGLLTVDENVVSYVLKKLNVNLNTLNHNLDAEIARFPKVSGSNVYLSSNTNNVLQKAQTFLKEFKDEFVSVEHLLLGILAINDATSKLLKEQGVTEKDLKKAITELRGDNRVTDQNAEATYQALSKYARNLNEYAESGKLDPVIGRDEEIRRVIQILSRRTKNNPILIGEPGVGKTAIAEGIAFRIIKGDVPENLKSKTVYSLDMGALIAGAKYKGEFEERLKAVVKEVTQSDGDIVLFIDEIHTLVGAGGGEGAMDAANILKPALARGELRAIGATTLDEYQKYLEKDKALERRFQKVMVEEPDTQDAISILRGLKERYETHHKVRIKDEAIIAAVEMSQRYISDRFLPDKAIDLMDEAASKLRMEMDSVPENVDALDREIMRLEIEREAIKREKDEKKVNELTEEIANLSAERDELKAKWQGEKDLVDSLNRQMELIEQYKLEAEQAERAGDYGKVAEIRYGKIKEAQDTFEKLKTDLENQQTDSRMLKEEVTADDIAGVVGRWTGIPVTKLIASEREKLLNLEEELHKRVAGQDEAIEAISDAIRRSRAGLQDKRKPIGSFIFLGTTGVGKTELAKALAEFLFNDENALTRIDMSEYQERHAVSRLIGAPPGYVGYDEGGQLTEAVRRKPYSVVLLDEIEKAHPDVFNILLQVLDDGRLTDNKGRTVNFKNTIVIMTSNIGAHLIQDNFKDLSDENRDEVIAKTKNELFEVLKQTIRPEFLNRIDELIMFTPLNRSEIRDIVALQFRQVQQTLAEMGIEMDASDDALDWLAQLGYDPQFGARPLKRVIQKRILNELSKEILAGKVDKDSKIKLDMFDHKFVFLNQRQD, encoded by the coding sequence ATGAACTTCAACAATTTTACGATAAAAGCCCAGGAAGCTGTTCAACAGGCTTCTGAAATAGCCCAGGGCAACCAGCAACAGGCTATTGAAACGGCACACCTGTTAAAAGGTTTGCTCACTGTTGATGAAAATGTGGTTTCTTATGTATTAAAGAAGCTGAACGTAAACTTAAATACATTGAACCATAATTTAGATGCAGAAATTGCCCGTTTCCCGAAAGTGAGCGGCAGCAATGTTTACCTGTCATCAAATACAAATAATGTTTTACAAAAGGCGCAAACATTTTTAAAAGAATTTAAAGATGAATTTGTGTCAGTAGAACATCTGTTATTAGGAATTTTAGCCATTAACGATGCAACGTCGAAATTGTTAAAAGAACAAGGCGTTACCGAGAAAGACTTAAAAAAGGCGATTACAGAATTGCGTGGCGATAACCGGGTTACCGATCAAAATGCTGAGGCAACTTATCAGGCGTTGAGCAAATATGCACGCAATTTAAACGAATACGCTGAAAGTGGTAAGCTCGATCCGGTAATTGGTCGCGATGAAGAAATTAGAAGAGTAATTCAAATTTTATCTCGAAGAACAAAAAACAACCCGATTTTGATTGGTGAACCCGGTGTTGGTAAAACCGCCATTGCTGAGGGCATTGCCTTTAGGATAATTAAGGGCGATGTGCCCGAAAATTTGAAGAGCAAAACCGTGTACTCGTTAGATATGGGTGCGTTAATTGCGGGCGCCAAATATAAAGGTGAGTTCGAAGAGCGCTTAAAGGCTGTAGTTAAAGAGGTTACCCAAAGTGATGGCGATATTGTTTTGTTTATAGATGAGATACACACTTTGGTTGGCGCTGGCGGTGGCGAAGGCGCAATGGATGCGGCTAATATTTTGAAACCCGCACTGGCCCGCGGCGAACTCAGGGCCATTGGAGCCACTACGCTGGATGAGTATCAAAAATATTTGGAAAAAGATAAGGCCCTTGAGCGTCGTTTTCAAAAGGTAATGGTTGAAGAACCAGATACACAAGATGCGATTTCAATTTTACGCGGGTTGAAAGAACGTTATGAAACACACCACAAGGTTCGGATAAAGGATGAGGCCATTATTGCTGCCGTAGAAATGAGCCAGCGCTATATTTCTGATCGTTTCTTGCCCGATAAGGCCATCGATTTAATGGACGAAGCGGCATCGAAATTGCGTATGGAAATGGACAGCGTTCCGGAAAACGTAGATGCACTCGATCGGGAGATTATGCGTCTCGAGATTGAAAGGGAAGCCATTAAACGCGAAAAGGACGAGAAGAAAGTAAACGAACTTACCGAAGAGATTGCTAATTTATCGGCTGAGCGTGATGAGTTAAAAGCGAAGTGGCAAGGTGAAAAAGATTTGGTAGATAGTTTGAACAGGCAAATGGAGCTTATTGAGCAGTACAAATTAGAAGCCGAACAGGCCGAGCGTGCGGGCGATTACGGCAAAGTTGCCGAAATCCGTTACGGAAAAATTAAAGAGGCGCAAGATACTTTCGAAAAATTGAAAACTGATCTCGAAAACCAGCAAACCGATAGCCGTATGCTTAAGGAAGAGGTTACTGCCGATGATATTGCAGGCGTGGTTGGCCGTTGGACAGGCATTCCGGTTACAAAATTAATTGCCAGCGAACGCGAAAAATTGCTGAACCTCGAAGAGGAATTACACAAACGTGTAGCTGGTCAGGATGAGGCAATTGAAGCCATTTCGGATGCCATTCGCCGCTCGAGAGCAGGGTTGCAGGATAAGCGCAAGCCTATCGGGTCGTTCATTTTCCTCGGAACTACCGGGGTTGGTAAAACAGAATTAGCGAAGGCATTGGCAGAATTTCTATTCAACGATGAAAATGCGTTAACGCGTATTGATATGAGCGAATATCAGGAAAGGCATGCGGTTTCTCGCTTAATCGGAGCGCCTCCGGGCTATGTGGGTTATGATGAAGGCGGCCAATTGACAGAGGCGGTTAGGCGTAAACCTTACTCGGTTGTATTGCTTGATGAGATTGAAAAGGCGCATCCGGATGTATTTAATATTTTGTTACAGGTATTGGATGATGGACGTTTGACGGACAACAAGGGAAGAACGGTGAATTTTAAAAACACGATCGTCATCATGACATCGAACATCGGTGCGCATTTAATTCAGGACAATTTTAAGGATTTAAGCGATGAGAACCGCGATGAAGTGATTGCCAAAACCAAAAACGAACTGTTTGAGGTGCTAAAACAAACCATTCGTCCCGAGTTTTTAAACCGGATAGATGAGCTGATTATGTTTACGCCATTAAACCGCAGCGAAATAAGGGATATTGTAGCCTTGCAATTTAGGCAGGTGCAACAAACGCTTGCCGAAATGGGCATTGAAATGGATGCGAGCGACGATGCTTTGGATTGGTTGGCACAATTGGGTTACGACCCGCAGTTTGGCGCCAGACCATTGAAAAGAGTGATCCAGAAAAGAATCTTGAATGAGCTATCGAAAGAGATTTTGGCTGGCAAAGTAGATAAAGACAGCAAAATTAAGCTGGATATGTTCGATCACAAATTCGTGTTCTTGAACCAAAGGCAAGATTAA